The following are from one region of the Planctomonas sp. JC2975 genome:
- a CDS encoding DUF885 domain-containing protein, with the protein MTDQEQERTPTPIDTIAEEWVDTQLELFPEMHVYLGRPGREGEYADYSPDGAARAAEAAAAALRRIEAAEPVDDVDRVTKLDLTRELRLEAEKHEAGFEQRDLNVIASPVQGLRDVFDVAPTASVEDWEAIATRLHNIPDAMRGYIATLRSGIHAGNVPAIRQVREGVAQANKQVAPSGFFFALAENAKGESADLPESLKIDLRKGATEAAAAYGELAVFLEDELAVHAPEDDAVGRDIYSIASRGFLGAAVDLDETYEWGVEELRRMVDEQEAIAREIKPGASVAEAIAFLDGDASRKLNGTDALQRWMQETADRAVAELNGSQFDIPEPLRRIECMIAPTQEGGIYYTPPTDDFSRSGRMWWSVPEGVTEFDTWRELTTVFHEGVPGHHLQCGIAIYNSAQLNTWRRNQFVSGHGEGWALYAERLMEQLGYLDDPADRLGMLDGQRMRAARVVLDLGVHLGKQRPDGQGVWTGDYAFEFLGQNVNMNEGFVRFEVNRYLGWPGQAPSYKIGQRIWEQLRDESKRREGDAFDIKAFHKKALDIGGVGLDTLKTALLG; encoded by the coding sequence ATGACCGATCAGGAACAGGAACGGACTCCCACCCCCATCGACACGATCGCTGAGGAATGGGTGGACACCCAGCTCGAACTCTTCCCCGAGATGCACGTCTATCTGGGGCGTCCGGGGCGCGAGGGCGAGTACGCAGACTATTCACCCGACGGTGCCGCCCGCGCCGCCGAAGCGGCGGCAGCCGCGCTCCGCCGCATCGAGGCGGCGGAACCCGTCGACGACGTCGACCGCGTGACCAAGCTCGACCTGACCCGTGAACTGCGTCTGGAGGCGGAGAAGCACGAGGCGGGCTTCGAGCAGCGTGACCTCAACGTGATCGCTTCTCCCGTGCAGGGGCTGCGCGACGTCTTCGATGTCGCGCCGACCGCATCAGTCGAGGACTGGGAGGCCATCGCCACCCGCCTGCACAACATTCCGGATGCGATGCGCGGCTACATCGCGACGCTGCGCAGCGGCATCCACGCCGGCAACGTTCCGGCCATCAGGCAGGTGCGCGAGGGAGTCGCCCAGGCGAACAAGCAGGTGGCACCGAGCGGATTCTTCTTCGCCCTGGCCGAGAACGCCAAGGGCGAGAGCGCCGATCTTCCGGAGTCGCTGAAGATCGATCTGCGGAAGGGCGCGACGGAAGCCGCAGCGGCGTACGGCGAGCTGGCGGTGTTCCTCGAGGACGAGCTCGCGGTGCACGCGCCAGAGGACGACGCCGTCGGCCGCGACATCTACTCCATCGCATCCCGTGGATTCCTGGGCGCTGCCGTCGATCTCGACGAGACCTACGAGTGGGGCGTCGAGGAGCTGCGCCGCATGGTGGACGAGCAGGAGGCGATCGCCAGGGAGATCAAGCCCGGCGCATCCGTCGCGGAAGCCATCGCCTTCCTCGACGGCGATGCGTCGCGCAAGCTGAACGGCACCGACGCCCTCCAACGGTGGATGCAGGAGACGGCCGACCGTGCCGTCGCCGAGCTCAACGGGTCCCAGTTCGACATTCCCGAGCCGTTGCGCCGGATCGAGTGCATGATCGCGCCGACCCAGGAGGGCGGCATCTACTACACGCCGCCGACCGACGACTTCTCGCGCTCAGGACGCATGTGGTGGAGCGTGCCGGAAGGCGTGACCGAGTTCGACACCTGGCGCGAGCTCACCACGGTGTTCCACGAGGGTGTTCCAGGGCACCACCTTCAGTGCGGCATCGCGATCTACAACTCAGCGCAACTCAACACGTGGCGACGCAACCAGTTCGTGTCGGGACACGGCGAGGGCTGGGCGCTCTACGCTGAGCGTCTCATGGAGCAGCTCGGCTACCTCGACGACCCGGCCGACCGCCTCGGCATGCTCGACGGCCAGCGGATGCGCGCCGCCCGGGTCGTCCTCGACCTCGGCGTTCACCTCGGCAAGCAGCGCCCGGACGGCCAGGGTGTCTGGACCGGCGACTACGCCTTCGAGTTCCTCGGCCAGAACGTGAACATGAACGAGGGGTTCGTGCGCTTCGAGGTGAACCGCTACCTCGGCTGGCCGGGCCAGGCGCCGTCGTACAAGATCGGGCAGCGCATCTGGGAGCAGCTCCGCGACGAGTCCAAGCGCCGTGAAGGCGACGCATTCGACATCAAGGCGTTCCACAAGAAGGCTCTCGACATCGGCGGCGTCGGCCTCGACACGTTGAAGACGGCCCTGCTGGGCTGA
- a CDS encoding cytochrome ubiquinol oxidase subunit I, with the protein MDPLLIARWQFGIVTVYHFWMVPLTIGLGPLVALMQTLWMRTGNDRYYRMTKFWGKIYLINFIMGVATGIVQEFQFGLAWSEYSRFVGDVFGAPLAMESLLAFFVESTFLGLWIFGWGKLQGRIHLACLWLAVAGSVVSAYFIIAANSWMQHPVGVKLVDGRPIMTDIWAVLGNNTAVAAFTHTIFGAFAVGGAILLGVGWYHLWQRRRDGIDTVGLDKRVIVGEAPDVPGRDKADHNVWLTSLRIGAVTAIIAFAGVAITGDAQARLMFVQQPMKMASAEAACHTGTSFSLLAFGDIGSKDCKGVVNVIEVPGVLGFLANGDFNEPVKGVNELVPIYQQKYGTHLPDDPKLGSRAGETINYVPIMAVTYWGFRLMILFGALAAFASVVALWLTRRGTVPAPRWLMWLAVTGIFAPFAANSAGWIFTEMGRQPFVVAPNPTPGGIDGVFMFTAAAVSPGVSFGEILFSLVSFTIVYAVLMVVEVRLLTKYIRGGVAAALPELTEKPKDPDAPADDDVLAFAY; encoded by the coding sequence CTGGATCCGCTGCTCATCGCCCGATGGCAGTTCGGCATCGTCACCGTGTACCACTTCTGGATGGTGCCCCTGACGATCGGTCTCGGTCCGCTGGTCGCGCTCATGCAGACGCTGTGGATGCGCACGGGAAACGACCGCTATTACCGCATGACGAAGTTCTGGGGAAAGATCTACCTGATCAACTTCATCATGGGTGTCGCCACCGGCATCGTGCAGGAGTTCCAGTTCGGGCTCGCGTGGAGCGAGTACAGCCGATTCGTCGGAGACGTTTTCGGCGCCCCCCTGGCCATGGAGTCGCTGCTGGCGTTCTTCGTCGAGTCGACGTTCCTCGGTCTCTGGATCTTCGGATGGGGCAAACTGCAGGGGCGCATCCACCTGGCCTGCCTGTGGCTGGCCGTGGCGGGATCGGTGGTCTCCGCGTACTTCATCATCGCGGCGAACTCGTGGATGCAGCATCCGGTCGGCGTGAAGCTCGTCGACGGCCGCCCGATCATGACGGACATCTGGGCGGTGCTCGGCAACAACACCGCCGTCGCGGCCTTCACCCACACGATCTTCGGGGCGTTCGCGGTGGGCGGCGCGATCCTGCTCGGAGTCGGCTGGTACCACCTGTGGCAGCGGCGCCGTGACGGCATCGACACAGTGGGGCTCGACAAGCGCGTCATCGTCGGCGAGGCTCCTGACGTGCCCGGCCGGGACAAGGCGGACCACAACGTCTGGCTGACGTCGCTGCGCATCGGCGCCGTGACCGCGATCATCGCGTTCGCCGGCGTCGCGATCACCGGCGACGCTCAGGCCCGCCTGATGTTCGTGCAGCAGCCCATGAAGATGGCGTCAGCCGAGGCCGCGTGTCACACGGGAACCAGCTTCTCGCTGCTGGCCTTCGGCGACATCGGCTCCAAGGACTGCAAGGGCGTCGTCAACGTCATCGAGGTGCCGGGCGTGCTCGGATTCCTCGCCAACGGCGACTTCAACGAGCCCGTCAAGGGTGTGAACGAGCTCGTACCGATCTACCAGCAGAAGTACGGCACCCACCTGCCCGACGATCCGAAGCTCGGATCGAGGGCCGGCGAGACCATCAACTACGTGCCGATCATGGCCGTCACGTACTGGGGATTCCGGCTGATGATCCTGTTCGGTGCGCTGGCTGCGTTCGCCTCCGTCGTCGCGCTCTGGCTCACCAGACGGGGGACCGTTCCCGCACCGCGCTGGCTGATGTGGCTGGCGGTGACCGGAATCTTCGCACCATTCGCCGCGAACTCGGCCGGCTGGATCTTCACGGAAATGGGCCGCCAGCCGTTCGTGGTGGCGCCGAACCCGACACCGGGCGGAATCGACGGGGTGTTCATGTTCACGGCGGCGGCCGTGTCGCCCGGCGTGAGCTTCGGCGAGATCCTCTTCTCGCTCGTCTCGTTCACGATCGTCTACGCCGTGCTCATGGTGGTCGAGGTGCGGCTGCTCACCAAGTACATCCGCGGCGGAGTCGCCGCCGCCCTGCCCGAGCTGACCGAGAAGCCGAAAGATCCCGACGCTCCCGCAGATGACGACGTGCTCGCCTTCGCGTACTGA
- a CDS encoding M56 family metallopeptidase, with translation MLAVAASLALLAFALAWPVPVALARAEWPRRMPGQALVLWQAIALAGGLSMIGSLLVFGLIPFGSDLPHAAGAFTADLVAGRLPTDANFFEMFALAGAALLGAHLLLNLVRTAWRAERQRRHHAQLLRLLSDPMPERPGTRVIDHATPVAYCLPGTPRAVTVLSAGLLELLSDEELAAVVAHERAHVTQHHHVLLVAFSAWRSALPWFPIATRAHEAVGLLVELLADDHARRTVSERNLSRAVARVALAGAPRVDASSAVPARAFASETSSPGEWADARVARLTELTAPSAPALRFSVLAMALALVVVPTMLLLGPALY, from the coding sequence ATGCTCGCCGTCGCCGCATCGTTGGCGCTCCTCGCCTTCGCACTCGCCTGGCCCGTGCCCGTCGCCCTGGCCCGGGCTGAGTGGCCGCGACGCATGCCGGGACAGGCGCTCGTCCTCTGGCAGGCGATAGCGCTGGCCGGGGGCCTTTCCATGATCGGATCCCTGCTGGTCTTCGGCCTGATCCCCTTCGGCTCCGATCTCCCTCACGCGGCGGGCGCCTTCACCGCAGACCTCGTGGCCGGACGCCTTCCGACCGACGCCAACTTCTTCGAGATGTTCGCGCTCGCGGGTGCCGCGCTGCTCGGCGCCCACCTCCTGCTGAACCTCGTTCGCACGGCCTGGCGTGCCGAGCGGCAGCGCCGTCATCACGCTCAGTTGCTCCGTCTGCTCTCCGATCCGATGCCGGAGCGTCCCGGAACCCGTGTGATCGACCACGCCACGCCAGTCGCGTACTGCCTGCCGGGCACACCGCGGGCGGTCACCGTGCTGTCGGCCGGTCTGCTGGAACTGCTCTCCGACGAGGAACTCGCCGCGGTCGTCGCGCACGAACGGGCCCACGTGACGCAGCATCATCACGTGCTGCTCGTCGCGTTCAGCGCCTGGCGCAGCGCGCTGCCGTGGTTCCCGATCGCCACCAGGGCGCACGAGGCGGTCGGACTCCTCGTCGAACTGCTCGCCGACGACCACGCGCGGCGAACCGTCTCCGAACGCAACCTGTCGCGTGCCGTCGCCAGGGTCGCACTGGCGGGCGCTCCCCGTGTCGATGCCTCGTCGGCGGTTCCGGCTCGGGCCTTCGCCTCCGAAACGTCGTCTCCCGGCGAGTGGGCGGATGCCAGGGTCGCCCGCCTCACGGAACTCACGGCGCCCAGCGCTCCCGCGCTGCGCTTCTCCGTGCTCGCCATGGCGCTCGCGCTCGTCGTGGTTCCGACGATGCTGCTGCTGGGACCCGCGCTGTACTGA
- the coaE gene encoding dephospho-CoA kinase produces MLIIALTGGIASGKSTVSARLAEHGAVIVDADRLAREVVEPGTKGLEAVRARFGDGVISGDGTLDRAALGAIVFHDSEALRDLNAITHPAVWEAVQDRLSRAKASDPDAIVVYDVPLLVEASADRPLRFDGIVVVEAERDERVRRLIQDRGMAEADAVSRIASQADDEQRRAVADVILDNNGDRDALIRQVDALWEQLLAR; encoded by the coding sequence GTGCTGATCATCGCCCTGACGGGAGGCATCGCCTCCGGCAAGTCAACTGTGTCCGCACGGCTCGCCGAGCACGGCGCCGTGATCGTCGACGCCGATCGCCTCGCCCGCGAAGTGGTCGAGCCGGGTACCAAGGGCCTGGAGGCCGTTCGGGCACGTTTCGGGGATGGTGTCATCTCGGGTGACGGCACACTGGATCGGGCCGCGCTCGGCGCGATCGTGTTCCACGACTCCGAGGCGCTCCGCGACCTCAATGCGATCACCCATCCGGCCGTGTGGGAGGCCGTTCAGGACCGCCTCTCGCGGGCGAAGGCGTCCGACCCCGACGCGATCGTGGTGTACGACGTGCCACTTCTGGTGGAGGCATCCGCCGATCGTCCGCTCCGCTTCGATGGCATCGTCGTGGTGGAGGCGGAGCGCGACGAGCGCGTCCGCCGTCTGATCCAGGATCGCGGCATGGCCGAGGCGGATGCCGTCAGCCGCATCGCGTCCCAGGCGGACGACGAGCAGCGTCGAGCGGTCGCCGACGTGATCCTCGACAACAACGGCGACCGTGACGCCCTGATCCGGCAGGTGGACGCGCTCTGGGAGCAGCTGCTCGCCCGCTGA
- a CDS encoding BlaI/MecI/CopY family transcriptional regulator: MVNLGELERAVMDVVWDSPAPIAATDLREKLQASADQGSAEQGDAVQGKGPAITTVMTVLSRLEAKGFVVRDRDARPHLYHAAMSREVHVAELMHEVLGSASDRDAVLARFVGQVTPHDAERLRRLLDV; the protein is encoded by the coding sequence TTGGTCAATCTCGGGGAGCTCGAACGAGCCGTCATGGACGTCGTCTGGGACTCCCCCGCGCCCATCGCCGCGACCGATCTGCGCGAGAAGCTGCAGGCATCCGCCGACCAGGGCAGTGCGGAGCAAGGCGACGCGGTGCAGGGCAAGGGCCCGGCGATCACGACGGTGATGACAGTGCTCTCCCGGCTGGAGGCCAAGGGCTTCGTCGTGCGCGACAGGGATGCCAGGCCGCACCTCTACCACGCGGCCATGAGCCGCGAAGTCCACGTCGCCGAACTCATGCACGAGGTGCTCGGATCGGCATCGGACCGCGACGCCGTTCTCGCTCGCTTCGTCGGACAGGTCACGCCGCACGACGCTGAGCGTCTACGCAGGCTCCTGGACGTCTGA
- the cydB gene encoding cytochrome d ubiquinol oxidase subunit II — MDVLPTLWFILIAVLWTGYLFLEGFDLGVGMHMLLSARNETDRRVMLNTIGPVWDGNEVWLLTAGGATFAAFPFWYASLFSTLYIPLVVAVLGLIFRAVSIEYRGKGHTARWTRAWDVALGVGSFVAAFGVGAALALTTTGLPINSNGDGVGGPFGWFNGWAIVGGLAVVGFCLAHSAAFLALKSDGDVRVRSRRFTVRWMPVLLIPLAVWVLGVELMNGKAYTWILVAIAVAAAVWSWIAARRDREGMTFAGMGAFLVLGAASIFANVFPTVLPSTFDPAFDLTVANASSSPYTLGVMTTVAAFGIPLVLAYQGWTYWVFRKRISGASIPATHAVEAAVKPQ, encoded by the coding sequence GTGGACGTCCTCCCCACACTGTGGTTCATCTTGATCGCCGTGCTCTGGACCGGATACCTCTTCCTGGAGGGATTCGACCTGGGCGTGGGCATGCACATGCTCCTCTCGGCACGCAACGAGACTGATCGCCGCGTCATGCTCAACACCATCGGACCCGTCTGGGACGGCAACGAGGTGTGGCTGCTCACGGCCGGCGGCGCCACCTTCGCAGCATTCCCGTTCTGGTATGCGTCACTGTTCTCGACGCTGTACATCCCGCTGGTCGTGGCGGTGCTCGGCCTCATCTTCCGAGCCGTCTCCATCGAGTACCGCGGCAAGGGCCACACCGCGCGGTGGACGCGGGCCTGGGATGTCGCGCTCGGCGTCGGTTCGTTCGTCGCGGCGTTCGGGGTTGGGGCGGCCCTGGCCCTCACCACGACGGGTCTGCCGATCAACTCCAACGGCGACGGCGTCGGCGGACCGTTCGGCTGGTTCAACGGCTGGGCGATCGTCGGCGGACTCGCCGTCGTCGGATTCTGCCTCGCGCACTCCGCCGCTTTCCTCGCACTGAAGAGCGACGGTGATGTCCGCGTCCGCTCGCGCAGATTCACGGTGCGCTGGATGCCCGTGCTCCTCATCCCGCTCGCCGTCTGGGTGCTCGGCGTAGAGCTCATGAACGGCAAGGCATACACCTGGATCCTCGTCGCGATCGCGGTCGCCGCCGCCGTATGGTCCTGGATCGCTGCCCGTCGCGACCGCGAGGGCATGACCTTCGCCGGCATGGGCGCGTTCCTCGTGCTGGGCGCAGCGTCCATCTTCGCGAACGTGTTCCCGACCGTCCTGCCGTCGACCTTCGACCCGGCGTTCGACCTCACAGTGGCCAACGCCTCCAGCTCGCCGTACACGCTCGGAGTCATGACGACGGTGGCCGCGTTCGGCATCCCGCTCGTGCTCGCCTACCAAGGCTGGACGTACTGGGTGTTCCGCAAGCGGATCAGCGGCGCCAGCATCCCGGCGACGCACGCGGTCGAAGCGGCGGTGAAGCCCCAATGA
- a CDS encoding DUF817 domain-containing protein: MARRPDLTALERHLDDAANRLLDRGPTSRAWAGLVEFLVFGAKQAWACVFGAALLAVILAARLWYPPDAVLARNDALTIAAVLIQIAMVWGGLETRSELRVIVVFHIVGTGMELFKTDVGSWSYDPGGVLHIMGVPLFTGFMYGAVGSYLVRVYRLFDLRFTRYPPRWLTAIVAAAIYANFFTQHFMVDLRWVLLAAVLAVFGASMMQFHVFRRRFRMPLVVAFALVAFFIWLAENIATYSHAWTYPDQVDGWHPVSAAKLVSWFLLMIISVVLVTWVYPPRRPDPQPVASLRPGLD; the protein is encoded by the coding sequence ATGGCGCGCCGTCCCGACCTCACCGCACTGGAGCGGCACCTCGACGACGCAGCCAACCGACTGCTCGACCGCGGCCCGACGAGCAGGGCGTGGGCCGGACTCGTCGAATTCCTCGTGTTCGGCGCCAAGCAGGCGTGGGCGTGCGTGTTCGGTGCCGCACTGCTGGCGGTCATCCTCGCCGCCCGGCTCTGGTACCCGCCGGACGCCGTCCTTGCGCGCAACGACGCGCTGACGATCGCCGCCGTCCTCATCCAGATCGCCATGGTGTGGGGCGGCCTCGAAACGCGGAGCGAGTTGCGCGTGATCGTCGTGTTCCACATCGTCGGAACCGGAATGGAACTGTTCAAGACCGACGTCGGCTCCTGGAGCTACGATCCGGGCGGCGTGCTGCACATCATGGGCGTGCCGCTCTTCACCGGCTTCATGTACGGCGCGGTGGGCTCGTACCTGGTGCGGGTGTACCGGCTCTTCGATCTGCGCTTCACGCGCTACCCGCCACGCTGGCTGACCGCCATCGTGGCTGCCGCCATCTACGCCAACTTCTTCACCCAGCACTTCATGGTCGACCTGCGCTGGGTGCTGCTGGCCGCCGTGCTCGCCGTGTTCGGCGCGTCGATGATGCAGTTCCACGTCTTCCGTCGTCGGTTCAGGATGCCGCTGGTCGTCGCGTTCGCGCTCGTCGCCTTCTTCATCTGGCTCGCCGAGAACATCGCGACCTACTCGCACGCGTGGACGTATCCGGACCAGGTCGACGGATGGCATCCGGTCTCGGCGGCGAAGCTGGTGTCGTGGTTCCTCCTGATGATCATCTCCGTCGTGCTGGTCACATGGGTGTATCCGCCGCGCCGGCCGGACCCCCAGCCCGTGGCGTCCCTACGGCCGGGGTTGGACTGA
- the rpsA gene encoding 30S ribosomal protein S1: protein MTTATTDKKAKQVAINDIGSAEDFLAAVEKTLKFFNDGDLIEGTVVKIDRDEVLLDVGYKTEGVIPSRELSIKHDVDPSEVVGVGDTVEALVLQKEDKEGRLILSKKRAQYERAWGDVEKIKEADGVVTGSVIEVVKGGLIVDIGLRGFLPASLIELRRVRDLTPYLGQEIEAKILELDKNRNNVVLSRRALLEQTQSESRSTFLANLHPGQVRKGVVSSIVNFGAFVDLGGVDGLVHVSELSWKHIEHASEVVEVGQEVTVEVLSVELDRERVSLSLKATQEDPWQVFARTHAIGQFAPGKVTKLVPFGAFVRVADGIEGLVHISELSGKHVELAEQVVSVGDEVFVKVIDIDLERRRISLSLKQANEGVDPEGTEFDPALYGMLTEYDEQGNYKYPEGFDPETGEWKEGSDTQREKWEQEYAEAQTRWEAHKRQVAKGIEEEATQAESARSGATYSSDSSTGGTLADDASLAALREKLSSNS, encoded by the coding sequence ATGACAACCGCAACGACCGACAAGAAGGCCAAGCAGGTCGCGATCAACGACATCGGCTCGGCCGAGGACTTTCTTGCCGCGGTCGAGAAGACTCTGAAGTTCTTCAACGACGGTGACCTTATCGAAGGCACCGTGGTGAAGATCGACCGCGACGAGGTTCTCCTCGACGTCGGATACAAGACCGAGGGTGTGATCCCCTCCCGCGAACTTTCGATCAAGCACGACGTCGACCCCAGCGAGGTCGTCGGCGTCGGCGACACCGTCGAGGCCCTCGTTCTCCAGAAGGAGGACAAGGAAGGCCGCCTGATCCTGTCCAAGAAGCGCGCGCAGTACGAGCGTGCGTGGGGCGACGTGGAGAAGATCAAGGAAGCCGATGGCGTCGTGACCGGTTCGGTCATCGAGGTCGTCAAGGGCGGTCTGATCGTCGACATCGGACTGCGCGGCTTCCTGCCCGCATCCCTGATCGAGCTGCGCCGCGTGCGCGACCTCACGCCGTACCTGGGCCAGGAGATCGAGGCGAAGATCCTCGAGCTCGACAAGAACCGCAACAACGTCGTCCTCTCCCGCCGCGCCCTGCTCGAGCAGACGCAGTCCGAGAGCCGTTCGACGTTCCTTGCGAACCTCCACCCGGGCCAGGTGCGCAAGGGTGTCGTCTCCTCCATCGTCAACTTCGGCGCGTTCGTCGACCTCGGCGGCGTTGACGGCCTCGTGCACGTCTCCGAGCTGTCGTGGAAGCACATCGAGCACGCCAGCGAGGTCGTCGAGGTCGGCCAGGAGGTCACCGTCGAGGTGCTCTCCGTCGAGCTCGACCGCGAGCGCGTCTCCCTGTCGCTCAAGGCGACGCAGGAGGACCCGTGGCAGGTCTTCGCCCGTACGCACGCCATCGGCCAGTTCGCGCCCGGCAAGGTCACGAAGCTCGTTCCGTTCGGTGCGTTCGTGCGCGTCGCGGACGGCATCGAGGGTCTCGTGCACATCTCCGAGCTGTCGGGCAAGCACGTCGAGCTCGCCGAGCAGGTCGTGTCGGTCGGTGACGAGGTCTTCGTCAAGGTCATCGACATCGACCTCGAGCGTCGCCGCATCTCGCTGTCGCTGAAGCAGGCGAACGAGGGCGTCGACCCCGAGGGCACCGAGTTCGACCCGGCTCTCTACGGCATGCTCACGGAGTACGACGAGCAGGGCAACTACAAGTACCCGGAGGGCTTCGACCCCGAGACGGGCGAGTGGAAGGAAGGCTCCGACACTCAGCGCGAGAAGTGGGAGCAGGAGTACGCCGAGGCTCAGACTCGCTGGGAGGCGCACAAGCGCCAGGTGGCCAAGGGCATCGAGGAGGAGGCCACGCAGGCCGAGTCCGCCCGCAGCGGTGCGACCTACTCCAGCGACTCCAGCACCGGCGGCACTCTTGCCGACGACGCGTCGCTCGCTGCTCTTCGCGAGAAGCTGTCCAGCAACTCGTAG
- a CDS encoding MOSC domain-containing protein → MESRDVRGAQVVAVSRDDGHRFSKPVVAEIRLIEAWGVEGDAHAGTTVQHRSRVARDPLQPNLRQVHLIQAELFDEVAGHGFAVRPGEMGENITTAGIDLLALPTGTVLHLGETATVELTGLRNPCDQINGLAPGLMKEMVSRAADGTIVRKAGVMSVVLEGGLVRPGDSVTVELPTGVPVALQPV, encoded by the coding sequence GTGGAGAGCAGGGACGTGCGTGGGGCGCAGGTGGTCGCCGTCAGCCGGGACGACGGTCACCGATTCAGCAAGCCCGTCGTTGCCGAGATCAGGCTCATCGAGGCGTGGGGCGTCGAAGGCGATGCACACGCCGGCACCACCGTGCAGCACCGGTCGCGGGTGGCCCGAGATCCCTTGCAGCCGAACCTCCGTCAGGTGCATCTGATCCAGGCCGAACTGTTCGACGAGGTCGCCGGCCACGGTTTCGCCGTGCGTCCGGGCGAGATGGGCGAGAACATCACAACGGCCGGCATCGACCTGCTCGCGCTGCCGACGGGAACCGTTCTGCACCTGGGCGAGACGGCGACGGTCGAACTCACCGGTCTGCGCAACCCGTGCGATCAGATCAATGGGCTCGCGCCGGGGCTGATGAAGGAGATGGTAAGCCGGGCCGCCGACGGCACGATCGTGCGCAAGGCGGGAGTCATGTCCGTCGTGCTCGAGGGCGGCCTCGTACGTCCTGGCGACTCGGTGACCGTAGAGCTTCCAACGGGTGTTCCCGTTGCGCTCCAACCCGTGTGA